In the Candida orthopsilosis Co 90-125, chromosome 7 draft sequence genome, TGGAATAAGCTCGTTCAAGTTGTTGCCAAATAAATAAATGCTGTATGATGATTGACCCAAGAACCCTACTGGTAGGAATCCAGTAAATATCAACTGCGTAGGAGGAATCTTGTGCATAATCAATCTCCATATGTATATAGTGATAATTGCAAATGCcaaacaaattgacaatgCCCACAACATGTAACTAACAATCATGGTGATGACAGTTTCATTCAATGTgtacaaattcaactcaaTTAGGTGCCCTGAGGATGATGTCACTGTTAATGCAACAATAGGGAGCAACAATGTAGCATTCAATTTCGAATCTGACTCTACtgcattcaatttggaaaaaaagCTAAAGTAGACTATCGGGAATGCAGTGTATACAGCTGAAGCGACAGATATCCACCACAATGTCCATACAAGATACATGTGATCACCTTTAGTGATGAACGATGTGTAATTGACAATTGTAGTGAACCCCATTGAGAAAGCACCCATATATGATGCCTTTAGAGGATCCACATGGTACGATCTCAACTTCCCTGGGAAGTAAATGCATTGCATGATGAATAATATCAAGTTAACAATGAacaaaatacaacaaatacCAAACATGATATACGAACAAACTTCTAGCCAATAAGCTGGGAACGGGAAATGGTACAATATGGTCGACGATATTCCTGTACCCATTACTGAAACAAAATATGCAGGGACAAACTGCTTGACTAAATTACCCACAATAAAACGTTCATACCATGACTCTTCCTTGGGTATTGGCTTTGACCCTCGTAGTTGTGCTTGCAAATGCTCATATTCTTTTGACGTCGACGCAATAGAAGAAATAATTGAATCATAGTCCATGTTATTTACCCTATTAGcattttggttttgctgTGATGATGACAGTCGTTGTGTTCTTGCG is a window encoding:
- a CDS encoding Ssu1 protein (protein similar to S. cerevisiae Ssu1p sulfite transport protein), which gives rise to MSSHTNSDTSSAQHEVVGRKAVSDEDANANATTKLQIGEAEQVDKNSQHSSSTARTQRSSSSQQNQNANRVNNMDYDSIISSIASTSKEYEHLQAQLRGSKPIPKEESWYERFIVGNLVKQFVPAYFVSVMGTGISSTILYHFPFPAYWLEVCSYIMFGICCILFIVNLILFIMQCIYFPGKLRSYHVDPLKASYMGAFSMGFTTIVNYTSFITKGDHMYLVWTLWWISVASAVYTAFPIVYFSFFSKLNAVESDSKLNATLLLPIVALTVTSSSGHLIELNLYTLNETVITMIVSYMLWALSICLAFAIITIYIWRLIMHKIPPTQLIFTGFLPVGFLGQSSYSIYLFGNNLNELIPKELIYGKIFLCIGGFLGLFILSFGYYMTFIAIMSIFSKIRPFAKTPNLNHTNKYGLLKHHKGFWAMTFPLCTMSLSNTEIGKGGVGNYPLLAFKVMGAVFAVAGIGVTVACLVGVAVYSYGLIRSELRVKYRKHKQDLMV